cagcttttttcccctttcccAGAGGCTATTATCCTCACTCGGCATTTCCCATCCCATCATTGAAGTTAACCACCAGCTGTTTCAATGATGCAGTGCAACGAGCTCTCAGCCAGAGAGGAGTTCACCTACAGTCACGTGCCCACTCTGGAGAGGGCCGATGGGACTCTGGGGAGACGGGGAGACAGGGGAATGGAGAGAAGACCAGACAGGGTGGAGCGGTATAGGCCCGAGCGGGACAGCTACACAGTGGACGTGAGGGCCAGTGACCTGCAGCTGGCCCAGCCGGAGCCTCTAAAGCACCCCTGCTTCAGCTACAGGGCCTGGCTCTACAGTGTCCTCATAGGggtgagaggaaagaaaggaggcaCATCACAGGGTGTATCTTTAAGTCCATAACACGCAAATTTTAAAGGTTGGGGTAATTTTTCTTTCTGATGAGACAGTATCCCAATCTAGAAATTTTGAGTGGCATGATGAcaaaaagtcttgttttgtgCTTCCACATttagaggagagaaaacaatacGTCTCCAGAATGTGCAAACTCCAATCGATTGCATTAGAAAAAGTTACTCtgaggaaacaaataaataaattccaaatgtttttaaagtgaacATGGATGTATGTGATGAGATTACTCCCTGTCAGAATTTCAAATGTCAGCAGTTTGTTATGTGTATTGTATTATATCTGGTTAACTGGGCAGAGTTATGTAACActgaatatgtgtgtatgtgtttgtgtgtgaaagaataTCAGTTTTCTTGTGCAGTCTTACCTGTTGATCACATTGATGagttactgtatttgtatttgcatacatgcctctgtgtgtgtgtgtgtgttctcagggCAGTCTTCTCATCACATCTGGTTTTTCTCTGTACCTGGGAAATGTGTTCCCTGTTGCCATGGACTACCTACGCTGTGCTGCAGGCTCTGTAAGTGACGGTCATGCAAGTGCAATCACAGTCACATTAATATACAGCTGTACCTTTATACGTTTTTACATATTGTTTGGCTTAGTCTATCTTGTCAAATGGCCAATCACACAAAATTTTCAGACTTCATCTGCTAAAACAGCAGCTTATTTGTTGCTGTTCTTTTACAGGGCCTCCCTGCTGCGATCGCCAGTTTTGCAATTGCCAAGAACAGACATGTGGCGGTGAGTAAACAATGAACACACCCAAGGCAAAAagataattatgttttaatgtatttttaattgaatttccTCAAGGCAATTGAGGCATGGTACTAATGAAGGTCATatgtcttgttgttgttgtattctCAAGGTATCAGATTTCCAGGTGGTCTATGTGTCAACATTTGCGGTGACGACCACATGCCTGGTTTGGTTTGGATGTAAACTGGTCGTGAACCCTTCTGCTGTCAATGTAAATGCATCATAGTAATAAAACGGAAACCACCAATCCTTCGGTTGCACAAAAGGAAATCAAGTTattcttcaaaataaagcatttttgtgtctctgctctgtgtctctgtctgttctcAGATAAACTTCAACCTCATTCTGATGATTTTGCTGGAGGTGTTGATGGCCAGTACTGTCATCTTGTCAGCACGCTCCGCAGAGGACTGCTGCTGTCACAGGAaggtgtgtattagtgtgtgtgagtaattTATTGCTTTTAAGCCCCCATCTAAGGTGTTCCCTCTTTTACCCTCCCTTTATCTTTCACTCTTCCATCCTAACTCCTCTCAAACTTCATCCAACTTTTAGCCGGTGACGTATGACAGATCTGTGGTTCTAGCGCCAGCAGTGTTCCCCACTCGACTCCTTAAAGCCTATTCTGTGAgtagttttcagttttgttgcaTATGATATTTCTGTCTGGTCAATGCTTATCAATCACTGAAGAACGTCTCTTATAGGTAATCGAAGTAATTGTGGGAATTTCTGCTGTATTCGGAGGAATTATCGCACTCAACATGGACGCTTTGCTACCCGGCCCCTACTtgtctgtcacatttttctggATCCTTGTTGCTGTGAGTTTGGTCTTACTAACATATACTTTTCATTTGGACAGAGAGTGATAACTAGGATGCCTAACTGGTCTTATCACGTAACTTTGTGTTCAATCTTAAATCCTTTGCAGTGTTTTCCGAGTGCTATTGCCAGTCATGTTGTGTCCGAATACCCCAACAGATGTCTGGTGAGTGCAAGACAATACTCTACgctaaattattttaaagggtGGATGTGATCAGTTTAAATAATCTATTTGGAGCTGGAAGTGTTTATTAAAATACTGATCCACTTAGTGACTGTGACCTCAGTGGGAGGTAGTAGGGGAATCAGTTATTCTCAGAGTATTAAATGATATCGTGATGCAGGAGAATGTTTTGGTACTAATAACAGTgtagcatttcattttatttgaaggGCACTTTGTGACATTCTCTTCTTGAAAGGTGCCAAATAAAGAAAGTTACTGGATGAGTGGAAGGATGGGTGTCTGTATgtgtagtttattttcttttttcttctgggTCTACAAAGTTTTTTCTCTATTCCTTTTTTCACTCTTCCCGGTGTCTCGCAGGTGGAGGTGTTGATTGCCATCAGCAGTGTGACTTCTCCCCTGCTCTTTTCAGCCTCCGGCTTCCTCTCTTGCAGTGTGATCAGCTTTATTGAAATTTTCCTCTATGATGTGCCTACAGCTAAGGTGAGTTCAATGAAGTAAAAATGTACCCGTGGTGTGCAGTGTGCAGGCTTTTCTGAAGCAATCAATTTCCAGCCTTAAGCTccttttgcatgaaaaatacagGAACAGATTTTAAAGAAAGAGTCATGGAGAAATCTCATTCAGAATCATCTAATTaaatgtgtgtggttgtgtttgtgtgtggatcaGCAATCCTACGACATCCTGCTGCTGATTCtgatggtgctgctgctggtgcagGCAATTCTAACTTCAGCCACTGTGGTGCACTGTGCCTCCTACAAGAGCCAGCTCCGCATGGGGGCTCCAGAGTGCGATGACCGAATGCAAACCCCGACCCATTACTATGAGGTAAGGCGGGTAAATGCAGGGGTTGTGGACACAAATCGACAAATCTGTCAAagtctgtctttctccctcatTGCATGTCTCTCCATCTC
This is a stretch of genomic DNA from Anoplopoma fimbria isolate UVic2021 breed Golden Eagle Sablefish chromosome 19, Afim_UVic_2022, whole genome shotgun sequence. It encodes these proteins:
- the mlc1 gene encoding membrane protein MLC1 translates to MMQCNELSAREEFTYSHVPTLERADGTLGRRGDRGMERRPDRVERYRPERDSYTVDVRASDLQLAQPEPLKHPCFSYRAWLYSVLIGGSLLITSGFSLYLGNVFPVAMDYLRCAAGSGLPAAIASFAIAKNRHVAVSDFQVVYVSTFAVTTTCLVWFGCKLVVNPSAVNINFNLILMILLEVLMASTVILSARSAEDCCCHRKPVTYDRSVVLAPAVFPTRLLKAYSVIEVIVGISAVFGGIIALNMDALLPGPYLSVTFFWILVACFPSAIASHVVSEYPNRCLVEVLIAISSVTSPLLFSASGFLSCSVISFIEIFLYDVPTAKQSYDILLLILMVLLLVQAILTSATVVHCASYKSQLRMGAPECDDRMQTPTHYYEQQAANGMLQDFDKDRAWKAVVVQMAQ